The following coding sequences are from one Mycobacterium bourgelatii window:
- a CDS encoding helicase-associated domain-containing protein produces MTEHTPDVPLGSWLADLPDDRLILLLQLRPDLAQPPPGSIAALAARAQARQSVKAATDDLNFLQLAVLDALLVLHADTTPVPTTKLLSLIGDNAPHTDVTAALDDLKARALAWGDTAVRVAADAATALPWHAGQVTLEDRSRTGEEIATLIDGIDEAQRDVLEKLLEGSPMGRTRDAAPGAPPDRPVPRLLAAGLLRRIDAETVILPRHVGQVLRGELPGPMQLTAPDPVVSTTTSDDVDAVAAGAAIDLLRELEVLLQNLSTTPVAELRSGGLGVRELKRLAKATGIDEPRLGLILELAAAAGLIASGMPEPMPLHGEGPYWAPTAAADRFADLTAAERWHLLASTWVDLPGRPALIGTRGPDAKPYGALSDSLFSTAAPLDRRLLLDMLAELPPGAGVDATSASAALIWRRPRWARRLQPGPVGDLLTESHALGLVGRGAISTPGRVVLGGGEPADVVDAMTRVLPKPIDHFLVQADLTVVVPGPMVRQLADDLATVATVESAGAAMVYRVSEQSIRHALDVGKTRDWMHAFFANHSKTPVPQGLTYLIDDVARRHGQLRIGIAASFVRCEDPALLAQAVSAPHVEGLALRALAPTVAVSPAPISEVLAALRAAGFVPAAEDSTGAIVDMRPRGARVPTPQQRRPYRPAPRPTADSLNAVVGVLRKVTAAPFGSARIDPAVAMSLLQQAAREQATVVIGYLDAAGVATQRVVAPIAVKGGQLGAFDSASGRLREFAIHRITSVTPADEG; encoded by the coding sequence ATGACCGAACACACCCCGGATGTCCCGCTGGGGTCCTGGCTCGCCGACTTGCCGGACGACCGGCTGATCCTGCTGCTGCAGCTCCGACCAGACCTTGCCCAGCCGCCGCCAGGCAGCATCGCCGCGCTCGCCGCGCGCGCCCAGGCACGTCAATCGGTCAAGGCCGCCACCGACGACCTCAACTTTCTGCAATTGGCGGTGCTCGATGCGCTGCTGGTGCTGCATGCCGACACCACCCCGGTTCCAACCACCAAGCTGCTGTCGCTGATCGGCGACAACGCCCCGCACACCGACGTGACCGCCGCGCTGGACGATCTGAAGGCACGCGCGCTGGCCTGGGGCGATACCGCGGTGCGGGTGGCCGCCGACGCGGCAACGGCTTTGCCGTGGCACGCGGGCCAGGTGACGCTGGAGGACCGCTCCCGCACCGGGGAAGAGATCGCCACCCTGATTGACGGGATCGACGAAGCGCAACGCGACGTCCTGGAGAAGCTGCTCGAAGGCTCGCCGATGGGGCGCACCCGCGACGCGGCGCCCGGCGCGCCGCCCGATCGCCCGGTGCCAAGACTGCTCGCGGCCGGGCTGCTGCGACGCATCGACGCCGAGACGGTGATCCTGCCCCGTCACGTCGGGCAGGTGCTGCGCGGCGAACTTCCCGGTCCGATGCAGCTGACGGCGCCCGACCCGGTGGTGTCCACCACGACTTCGGACGATGTCGATGCCGTGGCGGCCGGAGCGGCCATCGACCTGTTGCGCGAACTGGAGGTTCTGCTCCAAAACCTCAGCACCACGCCGGTGGCCGAGCTGCGCAGCGGCGGACTGGGGGTGCGGGAGCTCAAGCGGCTGGCCAAAGCCACCGGCATCGACGAGCCGCGACTGGGGCTGATCCTCGAGTTGGCCGCCGCTGCCGGGTTGATCGCCAGCGGCATGCCCGAACCCATGCCGCTGCACGGCGAAGGCCCGTACTGGGCGCCGACGGCGGCCGCCGACCGGTTCGCCGACCTGACCGCCGCCGAGCGATGGCACCTACTGGCCAGCACCTGGGTGGACCTGCCCGGCCGGCCGGCTTTGATCGGCACCCGTGGTCCCGACGCCAAGCCCTATGGGGCCCTTTCTGATTCGCTGTTCTCGACGGCCGCGCCGCTGGACCGTCGGTTACTTCTGGACATGCTCGCCGAACTCCCCCCAGGCGCCGGTGTCGACGCGACGTCGGCGTCGGCGGCCCTGATCTGGCGACGTCCCCGCTGGGCTCGGCGGTTACAGCCGGGGCCGGTGGGGGACCTGCTGACCGAAAGCCACGCGCTGGGACTGGTGGGACGCGGGGCGATCAGTACCCCTGGGCGTGTCGTGCTGGGTGGTGGCGAGCCCGCCGATGTGGTTGACGCGATGACGCGCGTGCTGCCCAAACCGATCGACCACTTCCTGGTCCAGGCCGACCTGACGGTGGTGGTACCTGGGCCGATGGTGCGTCAGCTCGCCGACGACCTGGCCACGGTCGCCACCGTCGAATCAGCCGGCGCGGCCATGGTGTACCGGGTCAGCGAACAGTCCATCCGGCACGCCCTGGACGTCGGCAAGACCCGCGACTGGATGCACGCGTTCTTTGCGAACCACTCCAAAACCCCAGTACCGCAGGGCCTCACCTACCTCATCGACGACGTCGCACGTCGTCACGGCCAGCTTCGCATCGGCATCGCCGCCTCGTTCGTGCGGTGCGAGGACCCCGCCCTGCTAGCCCAGGCGGTATCGGCGCCGCATGTCGAGGGATTGGCGTTGCGCGCCCTCGCCCCGACGGTCGCGGTATCCCCCGCGCCCATCTCGGAGGTGCTTGCCGCATTGCGGGCCGCCGGCTTCGTCCCGGCCGCCGAAGACTCCACCGGCGCCATCGTCGACATGCGCCCCCGCGGCGCCCGGGTGCCCACCCCACAGCAACGTCGGCCATACCGTCCCGCGCCGCGCCCCACCGCCGACTCGCTCAACGCGGTCGTCGGCGTGCTCCGCAAGGTGACCGCGGCACCATTCGGCAGCGCCCGCATCGACCCCGCAGTCGCGATGTCGTTGCTGCAGCAAGCCGCCAGGGAGCAGGCCACGGTGGTCATCGGCTACCTCGATGCCGCCGGCGTCGCCACTCAGCGTGTGGTGGCACCGATCGCCGTCAAGGGCGGCCAGCTGGGCGCCTTCGATTCGGCGTCCGGGCGCCTGCGGGAGTTCGCCATCCACCGCATCACCTCGGTCACACCGGCCGACGAGGGATAA
- a CDS encoding DNA repair helicase XPB, producing the protein MSDGPLIVQSDKTVLLEVDHELAGAARAAIAPFAELERAPEHVHTYRITPLALWNARAAGHDAEQVVDALVSFSRYAVPQPLLVDIVDTMARYGRLQLVKHPAHGLTLVSLDRAVLEEVLRNKKIVPMLGARIDDDTVIVHPSERGRVKQMLLKIGWPAEDLAGYVDGEAHPISLQPDGWELRDYQQMATDSFWAGGSGVVVLPCGAGKTLVGAAAMAKASATTLILVTNIVAARQWKRELIARTSLTEEEIGEYSGERKEIRPVTISTYQMVTRRTKGEYRHLELFDSRDWGLIIYDEVHLLPAPVFRMTADLQSKRRLGLTATLIREDGREGDVFSLIGPKRYDAPWKDIEAQGWIAPAECIEVRVTMTDNERMIYATAEPEERYRLCSTVHTKIAVVKSILAKHPGEQTLVIGAYLDQLDELGAELNAPVIQGSTKTKEREALFDSFRRGEISTLVVSKVANFSIDLPEASVAVQVSGTFGSRQEEAQRLGRLLRPKADGGGAVFYSVVARDSLDAEYAAHRQRFLAEQGYGYIIRDADDLLGPAI; encoded by the coding sequence GTGTCAGACGGACCCCTGATCGTGCAGTCCGACAAGACGGTGCTGCTCGAAGTGGATCACGAGCTGGCCGGCGCTGCACGCGCCGCCATCGCCCCGTTCGCCGAATTGGAACGCGCACCCGAGCACGTGCACACCTACCGCATCACGCCGCTGGCGCTGTGGAATGCGCGAGCCGCCGGCCACGACGCCGAGCAGGTGGTCGACGCGCTGGTCAGCTTTTCCCGCTACGCGGTGCCGCAGCCACTGCTGGTCGACATCGTCGACACGATGGCGCGGTATGGCCGGCTGCAATTGGTGAAGCATCCGGCCCACGGCTTGACGCTGGTGAGCCTGGATCGCGCGGTGCTCGAAGAAGTGCTGCGCAACAAGAAGATCGTCCCGATGCTGGGCGCTCGCATCGACGACGACACCGTGATCGTGCATCCCAGCGAACGCGGGCGCGTCAAGCAGATGTTGCTCAAGATCGGTTGGCCCGCAGAGGACCTCGCCGGATACGTCGACGGCGAGGCGCACCCGATCAGCCTGCAGCCGGACGGGTGGGAACTGCGTGACTATCAGCAGATGGCCACCGACTCCTTCTGGGCCGGTGGCTCAGGTGTGGTCGTCCTCCCCTGTGGCGCCGGCAAGACGTTGGTCGGCGCGGCGGCGATGGCCAAAGCCAGTGCGACGACGCTGATCCTGGTCACCAATATCGTTGCCGCCCGGCAGTGGAAGCGCGAACTCATCGCGCGGACGTCGTTGACCGAGGAGGAGATCGGCGAATACTCGGGAGAGCGGAAAGAGATTCGCCCCGTTACCATTTCGACCTATCAGATGGTCACCCGGCGGACCAAGGGCGAGTACCGGCACCTGGAGCTGTTCGACAGCCGAGACTGGGGCCTCATCATCTACGACGAAGTACACCTGTTGCCGGCGCCGGTTTTCCGGATGACCGCCGACTTGCAGTCCAAGCGCCGACTGGGACTGACGGCGACGTTGATCCGCGAGGACGGCCGTGAGGGTGACGTGTTTTCGTTGATCGGCCCGAAACGCTACGACGCGCCCTGGAAGGACATCGAGGCGCAAGGGTGGATCGCGCCCGCGGAATGTATCGAAGTGCGGGTCACCATGACCGACAACGAGCGGATGATCTACGCCACCGCCGAACCCGAGGAACGTTATCGGCTCTGTTCGACGGTGCACACGAAAATCGCTGTGGTCAAATCGATCCTGGCGAAGCATCCCGGCGAGCAGACGCTGGTGATCGGCGCCTACCTCGATCAACTCGATGAACTCGGCGCCGAACTGAACGCTCCCGTCATTCAGGGATCGACCAAGACCAAGGAACGCGAGGCGCTGTTCGACTCCTTCCGGCGTGGGGAGATCTCCACGCTGGTGGTGTCCAAGGTGGCCAACTTCTCCATCGACCTGCCCGAAGCATCTGTCGCAGTGCAGGTTTCAGGCACCTTCGGGTCCCGTCAGGAGGAGGCGCAGCGACTGGGCCGGCTGTTGCGGCCGAAGGCCGACGGCGGGGGGGCGGTCTTCTACTCCGTGGTCGCCCGCGACAGCCTGGACGCCGAGTACGCCGCACACCGGCAGCGGTTCCTGGCCGAGCAGGGCTACGGCTACATCATTCGCGACGCCGACGACCTGCTGGGCCCGGCAATCTAA
- a CDS encoding thiolase family protein — translation MTSDVAIIGVGLHPFGRFEKTAMEMGAEAIQAALADAGVEWKDIQFGFGGSYEVSNPDAVTRLVGLTGITFTNVFNACATAASAIQQTADTIRLGKYDLGIAIGLDKHPRGAFTDDPAKLALPQWYAQNGQFVTTKFFGMKANKYIHDHHISQATLAKVAAKNYRNGALNPNAFRRKAIPEEDILNSTVLNYPLTQYMFCAPDEGAAAVVMCRADLAHKYTDKPVYVRATEIRTRRYGAYEVHATSAPLDEDSSPTVYAAKAAYEAAGIGPDDVDIAQLQDTDAGAEVIHMAETGLCADGEQEKLIADGATEIGGQLPINTDGGLIANGEPIGASGLRQVHELVRQLRGEAGERQVPGNPRVGLAQVYGAPGTASATILSL, via the coding sequence ATGACTAGTGACGTTGCCATCATCGGTGTTGGTCTGCACCCGTTCGGCCGGTTTGAGAAGACCGCCATGGAAATGGGTGCGGAGGCCATCCAAGCCGCGCTGGCCGATGCCGGAGTCGAGTGGAAGGACATCCAATTCGGCTTCGGCGGCAGTTACGAGGTATCCAACCCGGACGCGGTGACGCGCCTGGTGGGTCTGACGGGCATCACGTTCACCAACGTGTTCAACGCTTGCGCCACCGCGGCCAGCGCCATTCAGCAGACCGCCGACACGATTCGGCTGGGCAAGTACGACCTCGGCATCGCGATCGGTTTGGACAAGCACCCGCGCGGTGCCTTCACCGACGACCCGGCCAAGCTGGCGCTACCCCAGTGGTACGCGCAGAACGGGCAGTTTGTCACCACCAAGTTCTTCGGGATGAAGGCCAACAAGTACATCCACGACCACCACATCTCCCAGGCGACCCTGGCCAAGGTGGCCGCCAAGAACTACCGCAACGGTGCGCTGAACCCGAATGCGTTCCGTCGCAAAGCGATTCCAGAGGAAGACATCCTCAACTCGACGGTGCTCAACTATCCGTTGACCCAGTACATGTTCTGTGCGCCCGACGAAGGCGCCGCTGCTGTCGTCATGTGCCGCGCGGATCTGGCGCACAAGTACACCGACAAGCCGGTATACGTGCGCGCCACTGAGATTCGCACCCGTCGGTACGGCGCATACGAAGTGCATGCGACGTCGGCCCCGCTGGACGAGGACTCATCGCCGACGGTGTATGCCGCCAAGGCGGCCTACGAGGCCGCGGGCATTGGCCCCGACGACGTCGACATCGCGCAGCTGCAGGACACCGATGCCGGCGCCGAGGTGATCCACATGGCCGAGACGGGGTTATGCGCCGATGGGGAGCAGGAGAAGCTGATCGCCGACGGGGCCACCGAGATCGGTGGTCAGTTGCCGATCAACACCGACGGCGGGTTGATCGCCAACGGCGAACCGATCGGTGCGTCCGGGCTGCGACAGGTGCACGAGCTGGTGCGGCAATTGCGCGGCGAGGCGGGGGAGCGCCAGGTGCCCGGCAACCCGCGCGTCGGCCTTGCGCAGGTCTACGGCGCGCCCGGTACCGCGTCGGCCACGATTCTGTCGCTGTAG